The genomic window CTGAAACCGGGAGAAACGACAAAGTACAACGAAAAGGAATTCGGAAATTATCTCTATGTGAAAAACCGATTTTTTGATTTTGAGCTGAATAAAGAACAAAAAGCTTCCGACTTTAAAGGATATTCGCTCGAAGTGAAGAATTCCGACGGAAGCCTGCTGAACCAATACAGAACCGACAGCCTTACGGCGAGGGAACAAGCCACCTACACCAAAATCGACAGCTTCGTACAGAAATACGATTTTGAAAAAAAGCTGAATACTTTAACCCAGCTGGTCCGCGGAAACCTGCGGTATAAAATTATTGATTTTGACATTACCAGACTTTTCAACTATGATGAATACCAGGGAGTACGACTCGGAGCAGGCATCAAGCTGAACGAAAAATTCAGTAAAACCTTTTCACCGGACGGGTATTTCGGATACGGATTCAAGGATCACCGCTGGAAGTACGGGTTAGGGCTGGACGTAAAACTATCGCAGAAAAGAACTTCAGTCTTCCGGGTGGAATATATCGATGATGTTTTTGCCGCAGGAAGGTTCAGCAATAATATGTGGGATATGATGACGAAAATTTCAGATCTCCGTCTTGACCTTCACAATTCCACTTTTTATAAAAACCAAAAATGGGGCGCTTCTTTCCTTTATGATATTTCCAATTCGTTAAGTATGAAAATCGCACTGAATAAAGAGAAACAGCAGGCCCTTTTCGATTATCAATATAAAAATCTCGGCAATGCGTTCGACAATACCAGCGCTACCCTCTCCCTGAAATTTTCTCCTAATGATAAAAACATTATGACGCCGACCGGAAAATATACCTACGAAAAAGGCTACCCACAAATATTCATGAATTATGAACAGGGATTCCGGACGCTGGGAGGAGACTTGGATTACCATAGAATAGATGCTTTAATCATTCATCAGTTCAGGTCTAAACTCGGCTATACCAACATCAAACTTTTCGGAGGACTCTCTTCCGGAACCGCGCCGATCTGGAAAAACTTTGAAATTGCCGGACAAAGAGACTTGAATTCCAATCAGTGGAGCTCTGCGATCAGCACGCCAACCAATCTCGGATTTGCCACCATGCCCGCCGGAACTTTCTTTGCCGATAGATTCGCTGCCTTTAAAGTCTCACAATATCTGCCTTTCCGGTTCAAGACTTTAGGAAAAAGATATTCTAATATCGAGCTTGAATATCAGGCGGCCATCGGAAATCTGAAAAATCAGGAAGATCACCGATTCATATTCCGGGTGTTGGACCATTATTACCAGGAAGCCGGCGTGATGTGGAACAGCTTTTTGGGAAGCCGCTACAGTGTCGGGTTTTCCTACCGTCTCGGATATTACCAAACCTCAACATTTAAAGATAACTTCGGGATTAAGTTCAGGCTGAATTTGCTGAATTAATTTCATTATAGAACTTCATTGATGAAAAACAATTGTTTCGACCGAAGCGGACTTTTAGTCCGCTTTTTTTGTTTCCCGCAGATTTCATAGATAATGGCGCATACTTATAGTGTTTAAAACTTTCACATAATGACACAAAGCTTGTCTATCCCGTAGTGATCTAAACTAGTATTAGAGAATTGTCCGAGTTAAAAACTTAAATCTCATGTTTCTCATGGGTCGGATTTTTTTCAGTTTAAATTCCTTCAGATTAACCCCCATTATTTTGATCCATTCTAATTATTGAAACTCCCGTAACATTCCATTCCTTTTAATAAGGAAAATTTAATTTCCCTACCACAACTATTAAAATTCAGTTCATACCGGAATCCTAGTTTTGCACCATCGAAATAAAGCAATTATGAAAATCCACAAAACAATGGGAGTTCTGTTTTTAGCAGCAGCACTTTTCCAGAACTGTAATGATGAAACAACGGATCCTAATGAAAATCCGGTAAACCAGAACATCAAAATTGAGAACTTCTCTAAAGAACCAGCCTTCGCCTACGGAATGAGCGGTTTCGAAAACCTGAACATCACCACTTTACTTTCCAGCTCCGATGTGCTTGCCGGAAGCCCGAACTTCGTGTTTGCAGGACAGCCGGACGGAATGGGCATCATGAAAGATCCGAATTCAGAAGGATACCTGATGATCACTAACCATGAAATTACGAAATCCGTTTCACGAGTTTACCTGGATAAAACTTTCAAGCCGGTAAAAGGGGAATATATCCTGAACGGGATTGGAGGAATGACCAGATTATGTTCTGCAACATTGGCTACCGTAGCCGAGCACGGTTTCAGCGCTTTCCTTACAGCCGGGGAATCCGGGGAAGAAAGTATGGTGCACGCACTTAATCCGCTGGCGGCAGTTGCTCAGGCAGCAGACCAGTCAAGAGTGAAGCCGGCTTTGGGAAAAGCATCAATGGAAAATGCCGTTCCGCTTCCTAAAGATGTTTCCAACGGGAAAACCTATATCGTCATCGGTGAAGACCAGTCTTTCAGCTCTTCCCACCAGTCGGCTGGACAGCTGATCATGTACGTATCCGATACCCAGGGTGACCTGAATAACGGAAAATTATATGCATTGAAAAGAACCAACAACAATTATACGGAAACCAACATGACGAAAGGAAACCAGTATGATGTTGAATTCGTGGAAATCTCCAATGCGAAAAACCTTACCGGAGCACAGATCAACCAGAAGAATATCGATAACAACGCAATCCGTTTTTCCAGAGTTGAAGATGTAGATTACAGAAAAGGAGCCGGAAAAGGAAGAGAAATCTACTTTACCGCTACCGGAGAATCTTCAGATGGGGTAAATCCTAAGGCAGGACTTACGATGTGGGGAAGAGTATACAAGCTTGTCCTGAACGAAAGCAACATGCTTAGCGGAAAACTTGAAGTAGTAGCAGAAGGAGATTCCAGCCCGGGAAGCAACCTGATCAACCCGGATAACCTTTGTGTAACGGAAAATTTTGTATACATCCAGGAAGATGGTGATTCTTACTATCCTGCTGCGACTCACGATTCTTACATCTGGCAGCTGAACATCAGCACGAAGCAGTACAAGCCGTGGCTGAACATGAAGCATAACAGAAACGATGCAGCATGGCAGACGGCCTACAACCAATCGGGACAGCTTACGAAATGGGGATCTTGGGAATACGGTGCGATGATCGACATTTCAGACATCATCGGGGTTCCTAATACTTTTGCGGTAAATATCCACTCGCACACTTGGCAGAAAGATGCATTTGCCAACGCAGACGGTGCCGGAGTAAATACCAACAAAGAAGGCGGACAGACCCTGATCATCAGAAACGTTCAAAAATAATTTTACTAATCATTCTTAACCGGTATCAATAGGAGAAATTCTATTGATACTTTTTCATATCCCATGAAAATTATTCTTAAATATCCTTTCGTTGCTTTTCTTTTCATCACCTTCGCGGTATTCGGGGCTTTACAGTGTACCCAAAGCCACCAGCCATTGCAGGATGACCTTTCCGAAGTAAAAAAAGACCTGTTCATTACCAATACCGATTTTCTGAACCGGACCAATGAACTGATGAAAATGGTTTCCGGAGATCCGGAGCAGGCTGTTCTTCAGAGTAAATTTGAAGAGTTGAGAATTTCGTACAAAAAAATGGAATGGGCCGTGGAATATTTCCTTCCGCAGACCGCACGCTTCATCAATGGTCCTGCCCTGCCTGAAATCGAAATGCAGGAACACACGGAAATTGAACCGGAAGGCCTTCAGGTTTTAGAAGAAATGCTGTACCCTTACGATCCGGCCAATAAGGCGGAAGTGATCCGAATGCTTAAAAACCTGACCAATAAAAGCAATACGATTAAAACAAACTTCCAGGCCATCACCATTTCCCGAGACCAGGTCTTTGATGCGCTGAGACAGGAAGTTTTCCGGATTTCCAGCTTAGGGATTGCCGGATTCGACACGCCGGTTTCAGGAACCTCCCTGAAGGAAATCCCATATGCTTTAGGTGCTGTTCAGAAGGCACTTCAAAAGATCGCCACCGAAAAATCACAAGAGAACGCTCTTGCAAAAATTAATACGGCAATTAAAGCTTCCAGGGCGTACCTGAAAAAGAATACAAACAAAAACACATTCGATTACATCCAATTTATTCCTGAACATCTGAACACCATCACTTCCCTGATGATCGATTTTCAGAAGCAGGAGGAAATTCCGGCCGTAGAAGTAACTTCGGCCCTTAATAAAAACGTCCGGACATTCTATTCCAAAAATGCCTTCAACCCAAATGCCTTTGTTCCGGGCAAACAGTTTGAGATGTCACCGGAAAAAGTAAAGCTCGGGAAACAGCTTTTTAACGATAATATTTTATCCGACAACAATTCCAGAAGCTGTGCCACCTGCCATGTCGCGGAAAAAGCATTTACTGACGGAAGAGAAAAATCCATGTCGCTTACCGACTCGCCTTTGCAGAGAAACACACCTTCTCTGAGTTATTCGGCTTTCCAGCACGGCCAGTTTTGGGATATGCGGAAGGACGACCTTGAAGGGCAGAGTTCTGCAGTGATTACCAATAAGGAGGAAATGCACGGCGACCTCAGCAAAATTATTGCGAAGATCAATACGAATCCGGAATACCGTATGGCATTCAGGAATATCTACAAAGGAAAAAATGCCGAAATCTGGCAGCTGCAGAATGTTCTGGCCAGCTACATCCGTTCACTGGCTTCTTTCAGTTCGGACTTTGATGATTATATGAGAGGAAATAAAAAGGCCATGACGGAAAGTCAGAAAAACGGCTTTAACCTGTTTATGGGAAAAGCCCAGTGTGCCATCTGCCACTTTTTACCGCTTTTCAACGGTACGGTACCGCCAAACTATACGAAAACCGAACAGGAAGTGCTGGGAATCGCAGAGAATTCATCCAACCGGACGGCAGATAAAGATCCGGGGAGAGGGAAATTCCACGAAACGGTAGCCTTTCTACAGCATTCCTTTAAAACCCCTACTCTTCGGAATATTGCTAAAACTGCACCTTATATGCACAATGGCGGATATAAAACGCTGATGGAAGTCATGGAATTCTACAACATAGGCGGAGGAAAAGGACTCGGACTGAAAGCCGATAACCAGACCCTCTCCGATGCTCCGCTGAACTTATCGGAAAAGGAAATGAATGAAATTATCGATTTTCTAAATGCGCTAAACGATCATTAAACCACAGTCCCGGAAATTCCGGGATTTTTTTTCCTTTACCATTAAGAAATTAAGGTATTTTTAGCTTAAAAAAAATATTGGTTATTCAACGTCTATCGAGCTTGTCAGGCTGAATGCTTAATCGTAATAAAGTGAAGTTTAAACGAAGTTTATTTTAATTCAGAAAATGAAGAGCGATCGCGGAAAACTTCTATAAACATCAGCGGCTTGTGAAATATATAAAGCATTTATTAATCCTCCCGATTTCAATGGAGTTTATATTTCAATGAAGGCTACTGATCGTCAATTAATTCTCATTAAATATAAATTTTGTTAACAGATTAAAACCAGGCGCTAAAAACTTTTCTGTGCGGAGAAATATTATTAATTTTGAAAGGTTTTTATGAAAAGGATTTTATTGTTTTTAGGTCTTTTACTCTGGAGTTTTGGTTTTTCACAATCGAAAGTCACCGCTATTGAAGGAGTCACCATCGAAGACAAAAGTGATCCCAGAGCACTGGAAATCCTGAAAAACGTGAACCGGATGTTTACCGAGAATTCTCCGAAAACACTGGATTCCTATTCTTATAAATCTTACGAAAAAATTTCCCTTGATATTGATGAAGACAGCATTTCGCAGTACAATAAATTTTTCGAGGAAACCGGAATGTTCCGGGAAAAACGAAGAAAAGATTCATTAAACAACATTTCCGCAAGAAAAATATTTTCGAAAAGCAAGCTGTTTCTCTGGGAAAGGGCGCAGGAATTTTTATACTCCAGGCAATACGGTGAAAAGATCAATATCCTGGACAACAGGATCTCCGGACTGAAGCAGCCGATCTATGAAATGATTGCTCTCCAGCAGAGCAACCGTGACAAGCTTCCCGATCAGCTGAAGCAGGAAAATAGAGGATTGTACCGGTTTTTCCTCACCGACACCATTGAAATGGACGGCCGGAAAAACTTCGTCATCCGTTTCCGGGAAGTCAATTACAAAAATCCCGACAAGAAACGGAAATATAACGGGGCCATTTATGTGGATACCGAAACCTACGGCGTAAAGAAAATCGAAAATTTCAGCAAAAATAAAAACGACGGAATTATTACCAGCACCTGGATTTTATTTCACAACAAATGGTTCCTGGCTCACGAAACCGTTAAACTGAAGATGAGCAACATGCAGATGGAAGAGGAAGACCCGCAGCATCCCGATGAAACCCCGGAAAGAAAAAAGAAGCAGACCTTCGGAACCTATGCTTTCCTGACGTCCCGGTACTTCGATTTTAAATCCCCGGCCGACAACAGTGCGGAAGATTTCAAAGGATATACGTTTTCGGTGAAAAATATCTATGGCAAAACCCTGGACCAATACCGCACCGATCCCCTTACGGAACGGGAAAAAAATACCTACAAAATTATCGACAGCCTCGGGCGGAAATACAACATCGACAACAAAGCGCAGATTTTGAGCGGTCTGCTAAACGGGCAGATCCGGGTTGGTGTGGTGGATTTCGCGGTAGATGAAATCGTCAATTACAACTTGTATGAAGGATTCCGGGTCGGACTGAAAGCCAAGCTGAATGAAAATTTCAGTCCTTATTTTTCGCCGGATTACACTTTTGCATATGGCTTTAAAGATGACAAATGGAAGTACCGGATCGGGCTGGACATGAAGACGACCCTTCAGAAAGACTCCTATTTCCGGGTGGAATATTATGATGATGTAACGGCTTCCGGGGAATTTTACCGAAGGCTGTGGAACTTTAAGATGCGTATGGCCAATTATGGAAACAACCTCAACAACGACCGGTATTACCATTACAGAGGGGCTTCCGTTTCTTATTTAAATGATATCACCAATGGCCTGACGCTGGTTTTCGCAGCGAGAAGAAACCTGGAGGAAGCTCTGTTTG from Chryseobacterium sp. SORGH_AS_0447 includes these protein-coding regions:
- a CDS encoding DUF5686 family protein; the encoded protein is MTKFLTPLFLFFTVLFFGQNQLKVFSKADKRPISNAAVYCEDELLGKTDLNGILSFKTKCKKVEILASNFQDITADVKKSMEVMMQPLSEKMGNIDKVIIQDKSDPKALRILDEVNKRAKENSPKSLDSYNFKSYAKFSIDVDKDSVEIYKNFLAVRKDSLSKVGKKDLKQTKKDEKDSLTAEDFIQASSEGQMFLWEKASEYKYSKSFGEKTNIIDNRMSGFKNPIYEALAINISNLDRVPRQLRPENRKLYNFYLSDTLQLDGRKTYVIKFKEITDKKKQNPRKFNGKIYVDSETYALKKFESASKKKNEGEIVSVWKPIGGKWFLDHEDIKVKMGNQSFETSKKDSLKPGETTKYNEKEFGNYLYVKNRFFDFELNKEQKASDFKGYSLEVKNSDGSLLNQYRTDSLTAREQATYTKIDSFVQKYDFEKKLNTLTQLVRGNLRYKIIDFDITRLFNYDEYQGVRLGAGIKLNEKFSKTFSPDGYFGYGFKDHRWKYGLGLDVKLSQKRTSVFRVEYIDDVFAAGRFSNNMWDMMTKISDLRLDLHNSTFYKNQKWGASFLYDISNSLSMKIALNKEKQQALFDYQYKNLGNAFDNTSATLSLKFSPNDKNIMTPTGKYTYEKGYPQIFMNYEQGFRTLGGDLDYHRIDALIIHQFRSKLGYTNIKLFGGLSSGTAPIWKNFEIAGQRDLNSNQWSSAISTPTNLGFATMPAGTFFADRFAAFKVSQYLPFRFKTLGKRYSNIELEYQAAIGNLKNQEDHRFIFRVLDHYYQEAGVMWNSFLGSRYSVGFSYRLGYYQTSTFKDNFGIKFRLNLLN
- a CDS encoding cytochrome-c peroxidase produces the protein MKIILKYPFVAFLFITFAVFGALQCTQSHQPLQDDLSEVKKDLFITNTDFLNRTNELMKMVSGDPEQAVLQSKFEELRISYKKMEWAVEYFLPQTARFINGPALPEIEMQEHTEIEPEGLQVLEEMLYPYDPANKAEVIRMLKNLTNKSNTIKTNFQAITISRDQVFDALRQEVFRISSLGIAGFDTPVSGTSLKEIPYALGAVQKALQKIATEKSQENALAKINTAIKASRAYLKKNTNKNTFDYIQFIPEHLNTITSLMIDFQKQEEIPAVEVTSALNKNVRTFYSKNAFNPNAFVPGKQFEMSPEKVKLGKQLFNDNILSDNNSRSCATCHVAEKAFTDGREKSMSLTDSPLQRNTPSLSYSAFQHGQFWDMRKDDLEGQSSAVITNKEEMHGDLSKIIAKINTNPEYRMAFRNIYKGKNAEIWQLQNVLASYIRSLASFSSDFDDYMRGNKKAMTESQKNGFNLFMGKAQCAICHFLPLFNGTVPPNYTKTEQEVLGIAENSSNRTADKDPGRGKFHETVAFLQHSFKTPTLRNIAKTAPYMHNGGYKTLMEVMEFYNIGGGKGLGLKADNQTLSDAPLNLSEKEMNEIIDFLNALNDH